The DNA window ATCGATACCCTTGGGACATTCTGCAGAACAAGCGCCTGTATTAGTACAAGCACCAAATCCTTCAGCATCCATTTGAGCGATCATATTTTGTACCCGCTCTTTTTTCTCGACTTTACCCTGTGGCAACATTGCCATTTGCGAGACTTTCGCTGATACAAATAACATGGCTGATGCGTTTTTACAAGCGGCTACACATGCCCCACATCCTATGCAAGTAGCAGCATCAAATGCCTCATCTGCAATATCTTTTGGAATAGGAATCTCGTTGGCATCAGGAGCACTACCTGTATTTGCCGAAATAAATCCACCGGCTTGAATGACGCGGTCAAAAGCACTTCTGTCAACTGTTAAATCTTTAATTACCGGAAAGGCTTTTGCCCTCCATGGTTCGATATATATGGTGTCTCCATCTTTAAAACTTCTCATGTGCAATTGACAGGTAGTTACAAGATCGCCCGGGCCATGAGGACGACCATTAATATACATGCTGCACATGCCACATATTCCTTCGCGACAGTCATGATCAAATGTCACAGGATCTTCACCTTTTCTTAAAAGGTCCTCGTTCAATTCATCGATCATCTCAAGAAAAGACATATCTGGTGAGATATTGTCAATATCATAATCCACCATCTTTCCTTTACTATCGGCGTTTTTCTGTCTCCAGATTTTAAGTTTTAATTTCATCTTTGATGTTTTTCTATTTATAACTCCTCTGAGTCAACTTCACATTTTCAAATTTCAAATTTTCTTTTTCAAGAACCGGGTCCTTGTCATCACCGGCATATTTCCAGGCAGACACATATGAGAAATTTTCATCATCTCTCAAAGCTTCTCCTTCTGGTGTTTGATATTCTTCCCTGAAGTGTCCACCGCAGGACTCGTTTCTATCATGCGCATCGCGAATCATCAATTCTCCGAGTTCTAGGAAATCGGCAACGCGATTGGCTTTTTCGAGTGTCATATTCAGCTCTTCGTTGCTTCCAATGACTTTTACATTTTGCCAGAATTCTTTTCGTAGTTCCTGAACCATATTTAAGGCTTTTTCAAGACCTTCTTTAGTTCTTGACATTCCACAATAATCCCACATTATTTTTCCAAGCTCTCTGTGGATTTCGTCTACTGTCTTTTTACCATTGATTGACAGTAAAGTTTTGATCTTATTTTTCACATCCTCTTCTGCTTTTTTGAATTCAGGATGATCTATATCTACTTTTTCATAAGGTAAAGTCGCCAGGTAATCACCTACAGTATAAGGAATTACAAAATAGCCATCAGCCAAGCCCTGCATAAGTGCTGATGCTCCTAACCTGTTCGCACCATGATCGGAGAAATTAGCTTCGCCGAGTGCGTATAGTCCGGGAATGCTTGTGCTTAAATTATAATCTACCCAAAGTCCCCCCATGGTATAATGCACGGCAGGATATATTTTCATTGGAACCTTGTAGGGATTTTCGTCGGTGATTTTTTCATACATCTGGAATAAGTTACCATACTTTGCACGAATCACATCTTCGCCATCTCTTTTTATTGCATCTCTGAAATCAAGATAAACAGCAAGACCGCTTTCATTGACACCCCTTCCTTCATCACATACCATTTTAGCATTACGGGAAGCCACATCTCTCGGCACAAGATTTCCAAAGGAAGGGTACTTTCTTTCCAGGTAATAATCTCTTTCATTTTCTGGGATTTCATTAGGAGGTCGTTTATCTCCTTCTTTTTTAGGAACCCAAACCCGACCGTCATTTCTCAGAGATTCAGACATTAGCGTCAGTTTTGATTGATGCGTTCCTGTTACCGGAATACAGGTAGGGTGAATCTGTGTAAAACAAGGGTTAGCAAAGTTTGCTCCTTTTTTATATGCTCTCCAGGCTGCCGTAGCATTTGAACCCATGGCATTTGTTGATAAATAAAATACATTACCATAGCCTCCTGTGCATAGCAATACAGCATGTGCAGAATGTGATTCAATCTTTCCGGTAATTAAATTTCGTACAACTATACCGCGTGCTTTGCCGTCAACCACCACTACATCCAGCATTTCTGTTCTTGGGAACATTTGAATCTTTCCTGTAGAAATTTGTCTGGACATTTGAGAATAGGCGCCCAGCAATAATTGCTGACCCGTTTGCCCTCTAGCGTAAAAGGTTCTTGAAACCTGAGCCCCACCAAAAGAACGGTTGGTGAGGTAGCCTCCATATTCCCTGGCAAATGGTACACCTTGAGCCACACATTGATCGATGATATCCACACTCACTTCTGCAAGTCTGTAAACATTGGCTTCACGAGAACGATAGTCACCTCCTTTAATGGTATCGTAGAAAAGACGGTAAACACTATCTCCGTCATTTTGATAATTTTTAGCCGCATTAATTCCTCCCTGGGCAGCAATACTATGTGCACGTCGAGGACTGTCTTGAAAACAAAATGCTTTAACATTGTAGCCTAATTCCGCTAAAGTAGCAGCAGCTGAAGCTCCTGCCAGGCCGGTTCCAACCACAATCACATCGTACTTCCTCTTATTGGCGGGATTAACAAGTTTGATATTAAACTTGTGTCTGTTCCACTTTTCGGCCAATGGCCCTTCAGGTATTTTAGAATCTAATGACATGTTATTTTACATTTGAATTAAATACAAGTAAATAGGTTGAGTTGCGAATCCCAACGGTACCAATATGGCGAATAAGGCTCCAAATCCATGAATCAATGGATTATACCTTGGATGGTTTAAACCCAAAGTTTGAAAACTGCTTTGGAATCCATGCCACAAATGAAAACTTAAACCGATCAGAGCCACAAGATAAATTAGCACGTACCACAACTGTGAGAATGCAGCCGCTACTACTGCATAATAATCGGGAATTTCAGTATCGTATGAAGTCATAGGTACATTACCATAATGAAATTCATACCAAAATGTTTTCAAGTGAAGTATTAGAAATATCAGAATTATTGATCCTAAAAACATCATATTTCTTGAGGACCAGGTACTCGTTTCTCCGGGTTTTGAAAAAGCGTATTTTTCAGGTCTGGCCTTTCGGTTGTAAATGGTCAGTAATATGGTCTGAACTACATGTAAAACAATAAATATTTTAGTAAGCCAGGCCACAGTTTGAATCAGAGGATTGGCCGACATAAATTCGGAATAAGCATTAAAAGCTTCTCCGCCGTCTCCTTTTAAAAGTGTAAAATTTCCTGAAACGTGGACAGCGAGAAAAAGGATTAAAAATAGCCCTGTAAGTGCTACTATTAGTTTTCTTCCTAAAGTGCTGAGAAATAAATTAAGAATCCAGCTCATTTGTTGCGATATTTAACTTTAATTTATTGATCAAATCTAATTCAGCATCAAATATGCGCAAAACTTTGCCTTAATTTTGAAACGTTCTAAATAAAAAATCTTAAAGTTTCGTTTCAATTGTAAAAAAGCATATAAGAAACATCGTTTAGAATATTGAACACATTAGTTTTGGCTTTGTTTTTGATATATGAGGAGGCAGATTAAATGAAATTATTGCTACGTAATATAGCTTTACCTTTCCTGTTCGCAATTATTCCAATTTCGGAAATATTAGCTTCGCACATACGCGCCGGTGAAATTATTGCCGAAAACATTAACAATAGCCCATTAAGCTGGCAATTTACTTTAATTTTATTCACCGACCTTTCATCTGATGTTCAATCAGAAGCAGTGGATTTTGATTTTGGAGACGGTACTCCCGGAGTCAATGTTCCAAGATCTTCATTTTTTGATTTAGGCAATGGAACGGCTGAAAACACCTATGTGGTCAATCATACCTTCAATAGCGCAATAGGTGCGAGATTTGTAGTTTCAGCAACAGAGGAGAATCGAAATGCCTGTATAATTAATTTTGATAACTCTGTTAATACTCCTTTTCATGTTTCAACTGAAATAATTTTGGATGCCGCTGTAGGGATAAATTCTACGCCAAGATTTACTCAAATTCCTGTAGTTAATGCGGATTTTGGCCAGCGATGGGTATTTGACAACGGAGGCTTTGATCCCGATGTGAACGATAGTGTATCTTATGAATGGACCATTCCAAAATTATCTCCCGGTACAAATGTCCTTAATTACCGCGATCCTGATGTTGTGGCAGGTGGATTAACCGAAGATGGTTCTGCGCAGGCATTTATTGATCTTGACCCTGCAACCGGGGTTTTAGTATGGGATG is part of the Hyphobacterium sp. CCMP332 genome and encodes:
- a CDS encoding succinate dehydrogenase/fumarate reductase iron-sulfur subunit; its protein translation is MKLKLKIWRQKNADSKGKMVDYDIDNISPDMSFLEMIDELNEDLLRKGEDPVTFDHDCREGICGMCSMYINGRPHGPGDLVTTCQLHMRSFKDGDTIYIEPWRAKAFPVIKDLTVDRSAFDRVIQAGGFISANTGSAPDANEIPIPKDIADEAFDAATCIGCGACVAACKNASAMLFVSAKVSQMAMLPQGKVEKKERVQNMIAQMDAEGFGACTNTGACSAECPKGIDLKNIARMNREYFGASLSSQKIKA
- a CDS encoding fumarate reductase/succinate dehydrogenase flavoprotein subunit, with the translated sequence MSLDSKIPEGPLAEKWNRHKFNIKLVNPANKRKYDVIVVGTGLAGASAAATLAELGYNVKAFCFQDSPRRAHSIAAQGGINAAKNYQNDGDSVYRLFYDTIKGGDYRSREANVYRLAEVSVDIIDQCVAQGVPFAREYGGYLTNRSFGGAQVSRTFYARGQTGQQLLLGAYSQMSRQISTGKIQMFPRTEMLDVVVVDGKARGIVVRNLITGKIESHSAHAVLLCTGGYGNVFYLSTNAMGSNATAAWRAYKKGANFANPCFTQIHPTCIPVTGTHQSKLTLMSESLRNDGRVWVPKKEGDKRPPNEIPENERDYYLERKYPSFGNLVPRDVASRNAKMVCDEGRGVNESGLAVYLDFRDAIKRDGEDVIRAKYGNLFQMYEKITDENPYKVPMKIYPAVHYTMGGLWVDYNLSTSIPGLYALGEANFSDHGANRLGASALMQGLADGYFVIPYTVGDYLATLPYEKVDIDHPEFKKAEEDVKNKIKTLLSINGKKTVDEIHRELGKIMWDYCGMSRTKEGLEKALNMVQELRKEFWQNVKVIGSNEELNMTLEKANRVADFLELGELMIRDAHDRNESCGGHFREEYQTPEGEALRDDENFSYVSAWKYAGDDKDPVLEKENLKFENVKLTQRSYK
- a CDS encoding succinate dehydrogenase cytochrome b subunit, which encodes MSWILNLFLSTLGRKLIVALTGLFLILFLAVHVSGNFTLLKGDGGEAFNAYSEFMSANPLIQTVAWLTKIFIVLHVVQTILLTIYNRKARPEKYAFSKPGETSTWSSRNMMFLGSIILIFLILHLKTFWYEFHYGNVPMTSYDTEIPDYYAVVAAAFSQLWYVLIYLVALIGLSFHLWHGFQSSFQTLGLNHPRYNPLIHGFGALFAILVPLGFATQPIYLYLIQM